One segment of Odontesthes bonariensis isolate fOdoBon6 chromosome 1, fOdoBon6.hap1, whole genome shotgun sequence DNA contains the following:
- the LOC142384250 gene encoding SKI family transcriptional corepressor 1 homolog-B-like isoform X1, with translation MESMPGNLRDAGRDASSSPSLKQDAQSFSSPSSLKPNQVSETSLYGVPIVSLVIDGKERLCLAQISNTLLKNYSYNEIHNRRVALGITCVQCTPVQLELLRRAGAMPISSRRCGMITKREAERLCKSFLGAHSPPKLPENFAFDVSHECAWGCRGSFIPARYNSSRAKCIKCSLCNMYFSPNKFIFHSHRTPESKYLQPDAANFNSWRRHLKLTEKKPSEDINHAWEDVKAMFNGGSRKRTLPMSGSGMSSQLKSQASSSLAQRSSPENPHKTLRCDEEQGTNLSVASSARSYPVIPVPSKSFGMLQKIPPPLFPHHPYGFPSYGLCPKKSDGVLDANKTNVSGVFWPGAKDTLYPAFPMFWPTAGGLPLPPFQGSPPKPPPELPGVRQSELDLSDQSDRGANTPKEITHHPHHQRDGDERSSSSQSSSTRNDEDKSGDEASQRKISYISAFRPVVKDAETIAKLYGNRDGYGARPGYLSPDFISESSSYRSMSPDRDSMVDDEDPDIDVESNRGPDEDESILISPGGELHGSPVPGRVSPGAEESPEPPEASSPRAAAGSPQDSVHTRSSDEDRQMRNGSPLHEVYNHQKDGHVLLSEPSSYGSKHSSSPSRSNGVHYVSEIQNQRTAAAYVEQKDRQADGALRIDISVHERDLENMAKEELQKQLAEQVELRKKLEREFQHLKDNFQDQMKRELSYREEMVQQLQIVREAHDALHHFSCKMLTPRQCTGACTFKPPLLPP, from the exons ATGGAGTCGATGCCCGGAAATCTTCGAGACGCGGGACGAGACGCCAGCTCCTCCCCGAGTTTAAAGCAGGACGCACAGAGCTTCTCCAGCCCCAGCTCCCTCAAACCAAACCAAGTGAGTGAGACCTCCCTGTACGGGGTGCCCATCGTTTCTCTGGTCATAGACGGTAaggagagactctgcctggcgCAGATTTCTAACACCCTGCTGAAAAACTATAGCTACAACGAGATCCACAACCGCCGGGTGGCTTTGGGCATCACCTGTGTGCAGTGCACTCCCGTTCAGCTGGAGCTCCTGCGGCGCGCCGGGGCCATGCCCATCTCATCGAGGCGCTGCGGAATGATCACCAAACGGGAGGCCGAGAGGCTCTGCAAGTCCTTCCTGGGTGCGCACAGCCCACCAAAGCTGCCAGAAAACTTCGCATTTGATGTGTCTCATGAATGCGCCTGGGGCTGCAGAGGCAGCTTCATACCCGCCAGATACAATAGCTCCAGAGCTAAGTGCATCAAATGCAGCCTCTGCAACATGTATTTCTCTCCAAATAAATTCATTTTCCACTCCCATCGTACCCCAGAATCCAAGTATCTGCAGCCGGACGCGGCCAACTTCAATTCGTGGAGAAGGCACCTTAAACTGACTGAGAAAAAACCATCTGAGGATATTAACCACGCGTGGGAGGATGTAAAAGCCATGTTCAATGGGGGGAGCAGAAAGAGGACTCTGCCTATGAGCGGGTCTGGGATGTCCTCGCAGCTGAAATCGCAGGCCTCGTCCAGTCTGGCTCAAAGGAGCTCCCCCGAGAACCCTCACAAAACTTTACGGTGCGACGAGGAGCAGGGGACTAATTTAAGTGTGGCGAGTAGCGCGCGGAGCTACCCGGTCATCCCAGTGCCCAGCAAGAGCTTCGGCATGCTTCAGAAAATCCCCCCACCTTTGTTCCCTCACCACCCTTATGGGTTCCCTAGTTATGGCTTGTGTCCGAAAAAGAGCGACGGGGTGCTCGATGCGAACAAAACCAATGTCTCTGGTGTCTTTTGGCCAGGCGCAAAGGACACCCTCTACCCTGCTTTCCCCATGTTTTGGCCTACAGCTGGCGGCCTTCCCTTGCCGCCCTTTCAGGGCTCTCCACCCAAACCTCCTCCAGAGCTGCCGGGCGTCCGGCAAAGCGAGCTCGACTTATCAGACCAAAGTGATCGGGGCGCAAACACACCCAAAGAAATAACCCACCACCCTCACCATCAGCGGGACGGAGATGAGCGCAGctccagctcccagtcctcctcCACCAGGAACGACGAGGACAAATCCGGGGACGAGGCCTCTCAGAGGAAAATCAGCTACATTTCGGCCTTCAGACCCGTTGTTAAAGACGCGGAGACCATTGCCAAACTCTACGGCAACCGGGACGGCTACGGCGCGCGCCCAGGCTACCTGTCCCCGGATTTTATCAGCGAGAGCTCCAGTTATAGATCCATGTCACCGGACAGGGACAGCATGGTGGACGACGAGGACCCGGACATAGATGTGGAGTCCAACCGGGGACCAGACGAAGACGAGTCCATCCTCATCTCGCCAGGCGGGGAGCTCCATGGTTCTCCTGTGCCGGGCCGGGTCTCCCCTGGTGCTGAGGAGAGCCCGGAGCCCCCTGAAGCGTCCAGCCCGCGGGCGGCCGCAGGATCACCGCAGGACTCCGTTCACACTAGGTCATCAGATGAGGACAGACAGATGCGTAACGGCTCCCCTCTCCACGAG GTGTACAATCATCAAAAGGACGGCCACGTGCTTCTGAGCGAGCCGTCTTCTTATGGGTCCAAACACTCGAGCAGCCCCAGCAGATCCAACG GCGTTCATTACGTGTCTGAAATACAAAACCAACGCACTGCAGCGGCCTACGTGGAGCAAAAGGACAGACaag CTGATGGAGCTCTACGCATCGACATCAGCGTGCATGAAAGAGATCTGGAGAACATGGCGAAAG AGGAGTTGCAGAAGCAGCTTGCGGAACAAGTGGAGCTGAGGAAGAAGTTGGAAAGAGAATTTCAGCATTTAAAAG ATAATTTTCAGGATCAAATGAAGCGTGAGCTGTCCTACAGAGAGGAAATGGTCCAGCAGCTGCAGATTGTTCGAG
- the LOC142384250 gene encoding SKI family transcriptional corepressor 1 homolog-B-like isoform X2, translated as MESMPGNLRDAGRDASSSPSLKQDAQSFSSPSSLKPNQVSETSLYGVPIVSLVIDGKERLCLAQISNTLLKNYSYNEIHNRRVALGITCVQCTPVQLELLRRAGAMPISSRRCGMITKREAERLCKSFLGAHSPPKLPENFAFDVSHECAWGCRGSFIPARYNSSRAKCIKCSLCNMYFSPNKFIFHSHRTPESKYLQPDAANFNSWRRHLKLTEKKPSEDINHAWEDVKAMFNGGSRKRTLPMSGSGMSSQLKSQASSSLAQRSSPENPHKTLRCDEEQGTNLSVASSARSYPVIPVPSKSFGMLQKIPPPLFPHHPYGFPSYGLCPKKSDGVLDANKTNVSGVFWPGAKDTLYPAFPMFWPTAGGLPLPPFQGSPPKPPPELPGVRQSELDLSDQSDRGANTPKEITHHPHHQRDGDERSSSSQSSSTRNDEDKSGDEASQRKISYISAFRPVVKDAETIAKLYGNRDGYGARPGYLSPDFISESSSYRSMSPDRDSMVDDEDPDIDVESNRGPDEDESILISPGGELHGSPVPGRVSPGAEESPEPPEASSPRAAAGSPQDSVHTRSSDEDRQMRNGSPLHEVYNHQKDGHVLLSEPSSYGSKHSSSPSRSNGVHYVSEIQNQRTAAAYVEQKDRQADGALRIDISVHERDLENMAKEELQKQLAEQVELRKKLEREFQHLKDNFQDQMKRELSYREEMVQQLQIVRAHDALHHFSCKMLTPRQCTGACTFKPPLLPP; from the exons ATGGAGTCGATGCCCGGAAATCTTCGAGACGCGGGACGAGACGCCAGCTCCTCCCCGAGTTTAAAGCAGGACGCACAGAGCTTCTCCAGCCCCAGCTCCCTCAAACCAAACCAAGTGAGTGAGACCTCCCTGTACGGGGTGCCCATCGTTTCTCTGGTCATAGACGGTAaggagagactctgcctggcgCAGATTTCTAACACCCTGCTGAAAAACTATAGCTACAACGAGATCCACAACCGCCGGGTGGCTTTGGGCATCACCTGTGTGCAGTGCACTCCCGTTCAGCTGGAGCTCCTGCGGCGCGCCGGGGCCATGCCCATCTCATCGAGGCGCTGCGGAATGATCACCAAACGGGAGGCCGAGAGGCTCTGCAAGTCCTTCCTGGGTGCGCACAGCCCACCAAAGCTGCCAGAAAACTTCGCATTTGATGTGTCTCATGAATGCGCCTGGGGCTGCAGAGGCAGCTTCATACCCGCCAGATACAATAGCTCCAGAGCTAAGTGCATCAAATGCAGCCTCTGCAACATGTATTTCTCTCCAAATAAATTCATTTTCCACTCCCATCGTACCCCAGAATCCAAGTATCTGCAGCCGGACGCGGCCAACTTCAATTCGTGGAGAAGGCACCTTAAACTGACTGAGAAAAAACCATCTGAGGATATTAACCACGCGTGGGAGGATGTAAAAGCCATGTTCAATGGGGGGAGCAGAAAGAGGACTCTGCCTATGAGCGGGTCTGGGATGTCCTCGCAGCTGAAATCGCAGGCCTCGTCCAGTCTGGCTCAAAGGAGCTCCCCCGAGAACCCTCACAAAACTTTACGGTGCGACGAGGAGCAGGGGACTAATTTAAGTGTGGCGAGTAGCGCGCGGAGCTACCCGGTCATCCCAGTGCCCAGCAAGAGCTTCGGCATGCTTCAGAAAATCCCCCCACCTTTGTTCCCTCACCACCCTTATGGGTTCCCTAGTTATGGCTTGTGTCCGAAAAAGAGCGACGGGGTGCTCGATGCGAACAAAACCAATGTCTCTGGTGTCTTTTGGCCAGGCGCAAAGGACACCCTCTACCCTGCTTTCCCCATGTTTTGGCCTACAGCTGGCGGCCTTCCCTTGCCGCCCTTTCAGGGCTCTCCACCCAAACCTCCTCCAGAGCTGCCGGGCGTCCGGCAAAGCGAGCTCGACTTATCAGACCAAAGTGATCGGGGCGCAAACACACCCAAAGAAATAACCCACCACCCTCACCATCAGCGGGACGGAGATGAGCGCAGctccagctcccagtcctcctcCACCAGGAACGACGAGGACAAATCCGGGGACGAGGCCTCTCAGAGGAAAATCAGCTACATTTCGGCCTTCAGACCCGTTGTTAAAGACGCGGAGACCATTGCCAAACTCTACGGCAACCGGGACGGCTACGGCGCGCGCCCAGGCTACCTGTCCCCGGATTTTATCAGCGAGAGCTCCAGTTATAGATCCATGTCACCGGACAGGGACAGCATGGTGGACGACGAGGACCCGGACATAGATGTGGAGTCCAACCGGGGACCAGACGAAGACGAGTCCATCCTCATCTCGCCAGGCGGGGAGCTCCATGGTTCTCCTGTGCCGGGCCGGGTCTCCCCTGGTGCTGAGGAGAGCCCGGAGCCCCCTGAAGCGTCCAGCCCGCGGGCGGCCGCAGGATCACCGCAGGACTCCGTTCACACTAGGTCATCAGATGAGGACAGACAGATGCGTAACGGCTCCCCTCTCCACGAG GTGTACAATCATCAAAAGGACGGCCACGTGCTTCTGAGCGAGCCGTCTTCTTATGGGTCCAAACACTCGAGCAGCCCCAGCAGATCCAACG GCGTTCATTACGTGTCTGAAATACAAAACCAACGCACTGCAGCGGCCTACGTGGAGCAAAAGGACAGACaag CTGATGGAGCTCTACGCATCGACATCAGCGTGCATGAAAGAGATCTGGAGAACATGGCGAAAG AGGAGTTGCAGAAGCAGCTTGCGGAACAAGTGGAGCTGAGGAAGAAGTTGGAAAGAGAATTTCAGCATTTAAAAG ATAATTTTCAGGATCAAATGAAGCGTGAGCTGTCCTACAGAGAGGAAATGGTCCAGCAGCTGCAGATTGTTCGAG